The proteins below come from a single Drosophila kikkawai strain 14028-0561.14 chromosome 3R, DkikHiC1v2, whole genome shotgun sequence genomic window:
- the trp gene encoding transient receptor potential protein, which produces MSAATESDAEKALGSRLDYDLMMAEEYILSDVEKNFILSCERGDLPGVKNILEEYLGSDKFNINCTDPMNRSALISAIENENFDLMVLLLENNIEVGDALLHAISEEYVEAVEELLQWEETNHKEGQPYSWEAVDRSKSTFTVDITPLILAAHRNNYEILKILLDRGATLPMPHDVKCGCDECVTSQTTDSLRHSQSRINAYRALSASSLIALSSRDPVLTAFQLSWELKRLQAMESEFRAEYTEMRQMVQDFGTSLLDHARTSMELEVMLNFNHEPSHDIWCPGQRQTLERLKLAIRYKQKTFVAHPNVQQLLAAIWYDGLPGFRRKQASQQLMDVVKLGCSFPLYSLKYILAPDSDGAKFMRKPFVKFITHSCSYMFFLMLLGAASLRVVQITFELLAFPWMLTMLEDWRKHERGSLPGPIELAIITYIMALIFEELKSLYSDGLFEYIMDLWNIVDYISNMFYVTWILCRATAWVIVHRDLWFRGIDPYFPREHWHPFDPMLLSEGAFAAGMVFSYLKLVHIFSINPHLGPLQVSLGRMIIDIIKFFFIYTLVLFAFGCGLNQLLWYYAELEKNKCYHLHPDVADFDDQEKACTIWRRFSNLFETSQSLFWASFGLVDLVSFDLAGIKSFTRFWALLMFGSYSVINIIVLLNMLIAMMSNSYQIISERADTEWKFARSQLWMSYFEDGGTIPPPFNLCPNMKMLRNTLGRKRPSRTKSFMRKSMERAQVLHDKVMKLLVRRYITAEQRRRDDYGITEDDIIEVRQDISSLRFELLEIFTNNSWDVPDIEKKSQGVARTTKGKVMERRILKDFQIGFVENLKQEMNENENGRDIFSSLAKVIGRKKTQKGDKDWNAIARKNTFAADPIGSKRSSMQRHSQRSLRRKIIEQANEGLQMDQTRLIEFNPNLGEVTRATRVAYVKFMRKKMAADEVSLADDEDGPNGEEEKKPLDASGSKKSAPSGGVSMMAAAALRASVKNIDEKAGDKDKDKDKDKDKDKKPPEGTITKPGDDKKPADDKNKDKSQPPKDSKPAGAPGAPGAKPGDQKPPPGGGAPKPQTATNGNGAKPTDQQKPSAPAPPSKPADTKPSAPKSGEPAKPEAAGKKEESSKTDSSKPPATNGAAKSAAPSAPAGAKPDSDLKPGAKGAAPEGTKATNGAGKPDDKKNGQDAKKPSDDKDKKPGDDKDKKPGDDKDKKPGDDKDKKPGDDKDKKSGDSKDKKPGDDKDKKPGDDTDKKPGDDKDKKPGDDKDKKPGDDKDKKSADDKDKKPGAAPLKPAIKVGQSSAAAGGERGKSTVTGRMISGWL; this is translated from the exons ATGTCGGCGGCTACGGAATCGGATGCCGAGAAGGCTCTCGGCTCGCGTCTGGATTACGATCTGATGATGGCCGAGGAGTACATACTCAGTGATGTGGAGAAGAATTTCATATTGTCCTGCGAGCGTGGTGACCTTCCGGGTGTCAAGAA TATCCTTGAGGAGTACCTCGGCTCGGATAAGTTCAACATTAACTGCACGGATCCCATGAATCGCTCAGCCCTCATTTCAGCCATTGAAAACGAGAACTTTGACCTAATGGTGCTCCTTTTGGAGAACAACATTGAAGTGGGCGATGCTCTCCTGCATGCTATATCCGAGGAGTATGTAGAGGCcgtggaggagctgctgcagtGGGAGGAGACAAACCACAAGGAGGGCCAGCCTTAT AGCTGGGAGGCAGTGGACCGCTCCAAGTCCACTTTTACCGTAGACATCACGCCCCTCATCCTGGCCGCCCACCGAAACAACTATGAGATACTCAAAATTCTCCTGGATCGCGGTGCCACGCTGCCCATGCCGCACGACGTCAA GTGCGGCTGTGACGAGTGCGTGACCTCGCAGACCACCGACTCCCTGCGCCACTCCCAGTCTAGGATCAACGCGTACAGGGCGCTCTCTGCCAGCTCCCTGATAGCACTCAGCTCACGGGACCCTGTCCTGACCGCCTTCCAGCTGTCCTGGGAACTGAAGCGCCTACAGGCCATGGAATCGGAGTTCCGTGCCGAATACACG GAGATGCGTCAGATGGTGCAGGACTTTGGAACGTCGCTCCTGGACCATGCACGCACATCCATGGAGCTGGAGGTGATGCTAAATTTCAATCATGAGCCGTCCCACGATATCTGGTGTCCGGGCCAGAGGCAGACTTTGGAGCGATTGAAGCTGGCCATTCGATATAAGCAGAAGACG TTCGTGGCACATCCCAATGTACAACAATTACTGGCTGCCATTTGGTACGACGGACTGCCCGGCTTCCGGCGCAAACAGGCTTCGCAGCAACTTATGGATGTCGTGAAACTGGGCTGCAGCTTTCCCCTCTACAGTTTGAAGTACATCCTGGCCCCGGATTCCGATGGAGCCAAGTTCATGCGCAAGCCCTTTGTCAAGTTCATTACACATTCCTGCTCCTACATGTTTTTCCTGA TGCTTCTTGGCGCCGCCTCTCTAAGAGTTGTGCAGATCACCTTCGAACTCCTGGCCTTTCCCTGGATGCTGACCATGCTGGAGGATTGGCGCAAGCACGAACGTGGCTCCTTGCCAGGACCCATAGAATTGGCTATTATAACCTACATCATGGCTCTGATATTCGAGGAACTTAAGTCGCTGTATTCGGATGGCCTGTTTGAGTACATCATGGATCTATGGAATATAGTCGACTATATATCGAATATGTTCTATGTGACGTGGATTCTTTGTAGGGCCACCGCCTGGGTTATAGTGCAT cgCGATCTCTGGTTCCGAGGCATAGATCCGTACTTTCCGCGCGAGCACTGGCATCCCTTTGATCCCATGCTTTTATCGGAGGGCGCCTTTGCCGCTGGCATGGTCTTTTCGTATCTAAAACTTGTGCACATCTTCTCTATAAATCCCCATTTGGGTCCCCTGCAAGTTTCTCTGGGAAGAATGATAATCGACATCATCAAGTTCTTCTTCATCTACACCCTGGTGCTGTTTGCCTTTGGCTGTGGACTGAATCAGCTGCTGTGGTACTATGCCGAGCTGGAGAAGAACAAGTGCTATCATCTGCATCCGGATGTGGCGGATTTCGATGACCAGGAGAAGGCCTGTACCATTTGGCGACGATTTTCCAA CTTATTTGAAACATCGCAGTCGCTTTTCTGGGCCTCCTTTGGTCTGGTGGATCTCGTCTCCTTTGATCTGGCCGGCATCAAGAGTTTCACCCGGTTTTGGGCCCTGCTCATGTTCGGTTCTTATTCGGTGATCAATATCATTGTGCTCCTCAACATGCTGATTGCCATGATGTCCAACTCGTACCAGATCATCTCGGAGCGAGCCGACACCGAGTGGAAGTTCGCCCGTTCGCAGCTGTGGATGAGCTACTTCGAGGATGGCGGCACCATTCCACCGCCTTTCAATCTGTGTCCCAACATGAAGATGCTGAGGAACACTCTGGGCAGAAAGCGGCCTTCGCGAACAAAGAGCTTTATG CGCAAGTCCATGGAACGGGCGCAGGTCCTACATGACAAAGTGATGAAGCTGCTGGTGCGGCGCTACATTACGGCggagcagcggcggcgggacGATTACGGCATTACCGAGGATGATATCATTGAGGTGCGCCAGGACATAAGCTCTTTGAGATTCGAACTCCTGGAGATATTTACCAACAACAGTTGGGATGTTCCCGACATCGAGAAGAAGTCTCAGG GAGTGGCCCGAACCACCAAGGGCAAGGTGATGGAACGGCGTATTTTGAAGGACTTCCAGATTGGTTTTGTGGAGAATCTGAAACAGGAAATGAACGAAAATGAAAACGGAAGGGACATCTTCTCGTCTTTGGCCAAGGTCATAGGCAGAAAGAAGACTCAGAAGGg AGACAAGGACTGGAATGCCATTGCCAGGAAGAACACCTTTGCCGCCGATCCTATTGGCAGCAAGCGCTCGTCGATGCAGCGCCACAGCCAACGCAGTCTGAGGAGGAAGATCATCGAGCAGGCCAACGAGGGTCTCCAGATGGACCAGACCCGATTGATAG AATTCAATCCCAACCTGGGCGAAGTGACTCGTGCCACCAGAGTGGCCTACGTCAAGTTCATGAGGAAGAAGATGGCAGCCGACGAGGTTTCCTTGGCCGATGATGAGGACGGACCTAATGGCGAAGAGGAGAAAAAGCCACTTGATGCCTCTGGG TCCAAAAAATCTGCCCCAAGTGGCGGAGTTTCCatgatggcagcagcagccctgAGAGCTTCCGTCAAGAATATAGACGAGAAAGCAGGTGACAAAGATAAGGATAAAGATAAAGATAAGGATAAGGATAAGAAACCGCCAGAAGGAACCATAACGAAGCCGGGTGATGATAAGAAACCAGCGGATGACAAGAACAAAGACAAGTCGCAGCCACCCAAAGACTCCAAGCCAGCAGGAGCTCCTGGTGCTCCTGGTGCCAAGCCAGGGGATCAGAAGCCACCTCCCGGAGGCGGTGCTCCCAAGCCCCAGACTGCCACCAACGGTAATGGCGCCAAGCCAACTGATCAGCAAAAGCCAAGTGCTCCGGCTCCTCCCTCCAAGCCAGCAGACACCAAGCCATCAGCTCCAAAATCCGGAGAGCCAGCCAAGCCCGAGGCAGCTGGCAAGAAGGAGGAGTCCTCCAAGACCGACAGCTCCAAGCCACCGGCCACCAATGGAGCTGCAAAGAGTGCTGCTCCCTCGGCTCCAGCGGGTGCCAAACCAGATTCCGATCTGAAACCAGGAGCCAAGGGAGCTGCTCCCGAGGGAACGAAAGCCACCAACGGGGCTGGCAAGCCGGATGACAAGAAGAACGGTCAGGATGCCAAGAAACCTAGCGACGATAAGGACAAGAAACCGGGCGACGACAAGGATAAGAAGCCAGGCGATGACAAGGACAAGAAGCCAGGCGATGACAAGGACAAGAAGCCAGGTGACGACAAAGATAAGAAATCGGGCGATAGTAAGGACAAAAAACCTGGGGACGACAAAGACAAAAAGCCAGGCGATGACACGGACAAGAAGCCAGGAGATGATAAGGACAAGAAGCCAGGAGATGATAAGGACAAAAAGCCCGGAGATGACAAGGATAAGAAGTCTGCCGACGACAAGGACAAGAAACCAGGAGCTGCGCCCCTTAAGCCAGCGATCAAAGTGGGCCAGAGCAGCGCCGCAGCTGGCGGAGAGCGCGGAAAATCCACGGTCACAGGTCGCATGATCTCCGGTTGGCTCTAA
- the Jon99Cii gene encoding serine protease 1, whose protein sequence is MKLFVFLALAVAAATAIPAPQQKLNPVPIKDIQGRITNGYPAYEGKVPYIVGLLFSGNGNWWCGGSIIGNTWVLTAAHCTNGASGVTINYGASIRTQPQYTHWVGSGDIIQHHHYNSGNLHNDISLIRTPHVDFWHLVNKVELPGGNDRYQSYAGWWAVASGWGGTYDGSPLPDWLQAVDVQIMSQGDCSRFWSLHDYMICINTEGGKSTCGGDSGGPLVTHDGNRLVGVTSFGSGAGCQAGHPAVFTRVTGYLDWIRDNTGISY, encoded by the coding sequence ATGAAACTGTTCGTATTCCTGGCCTTGGCCGTGGCTGCGGCCACCGCCATCCCTGCTCCCCAGCAGAAGCTGAACCCTGTGCCCATCAAGGACATCCAGGGACGCATCACCAACGGCTACCCGGCCTACGAGGGCAAGGTGCCCTACATTGTTGGCTTGTTGTTCAGCGGTAATGGCAACTGGTGGTGTGGTGGCTCGATCATCGGCAACACCTGGGTCCTGACGGCTGCTCACTGCACCAACGGAGCCAGCGGCGTGACCATCAACTACGGCGCCAGCATCCGCACCCAGCCCCAGTACACCCACTGGGTTGGAAGCGGCGACATCATTCAGCACCACCACTACAACAGCGGCAACCTGCACAACGACATCTCGCTGATCCGCACCCCGCACGTGGACTTCTGGCACCTGGTCAACAAGGTGGAGCTGCCCGGTGGCAACGACCGCTACCAAAGCTATGCTGGCTGGTGGGCTGTTGCCTCCGGATGGGGCGGCACCTACGACGGCAGCCCGCTGCCCGACTGGCTCCAGGCTGTGGATGTCCAGATCATGTCCCAGGGCGACTGCAGCCGCTTCTGGTCTCTCCACGACTACATGATCTGCATCAACACCGAAGGCGGCAAGTCCACCTGCGGCGGTGACTCCGGTGGCCCCCTGGTTACACACGACGGCAACCGCCTGGTTGGAGTTACCTCCTTCGGCTCGGGAGCCGGCTGCCAGGCCGGACACCCTGCCGTGTTCACCCGCGTTACTGGATACCTGGACTGGATCCGCGACAACACTGGCATCAGCTACTAA
- the LOC108077650 gene encoding uncharacterized protein: protein MKANRTVLVIFIFLGFLSNCRATQKPQLGQPLIQLSHDNTDDDYPEIKDEIHLEDFFWTGSGDGPPDFLKKVHTGITKGKDVIVKTETVVATVYVDGNNEIDIPICIDCKPDDGGGNWDMGGGPGMPPLNYSATDRRYWLLTVMSGFYTAKDNPTLEEKLARLYRLAFTRQQTRHLGINGAQQIEGVNVPAPRERRKSLNRPTMRPETTTGSPADDVEILDMQDENDEHYIKNVKRLGEDTEWTNSEEQPDQEEESPEVVSNGVTATPTQLTGSTETTMDYGAYVTLIPWELLQQNGKSEKLREMHESLLTKQPLVLQQQQQLEEQKQKQEQHQQQQQQQPLYRDEHVRVVIHNLTQISEADVQKWSTNTQVEGLGATEDINYVNLKFSNDRPIANQTELIYTVLVNGRPILATTAAKDMELVSEDEAVKTFGQAVYMKSEPYIREPTATALAPVPRSGQAGFFNSVKNNVALVVISSLAILLLMLLLVAVLLLGRTRARQRELSAVNRNSSRNELLSEGQSIRPTTSERTEGEPSPDRRSRDVGVRNYSYEREPRISFPAPPAETRSRRRDSVSSSTDNTSDSSVYCPINPPSADVQRILDDKAARLFDGHKRRHQYDRAEGHEETVYTSVVSEKKGDKSRHKSRRRYLNENRVGSLETSPVQGSLAGHSSTEEVESPEVQRRSYENFQRNEAYNPHNNYHRNKLLTQKAASGVISPEAINKEIVGNMSPDTASVGSFLSMASVRAFPKSALPEPLNRVLDPVFVTYYDNVNAVAPHNSTRSLRALSQKGSKDSTIATIASFPSPKAPRTVRSASHSDNPDPGVVGPVVWERHKKKQSQEALTYADYHASPLHNPSAIRNHYEGLLEGALQMYSSQDDIPMPLPTQNFTNSRRATKREHRGSSAGLPSFHPESSSRITSDRPATAQPEKTSKSAHSTQPPSPTYSAWGGGSMYSSHSTLNRPLSAGPIHRVENRLDISGQATTGTGTAPLIEAIQSELRKFKQQQQQE from the exons ATGAAAGCAAATCGCACAGTTCTGgtgattttcatatttttgggCTTTCTGAGCAATTGCAGAGCTACGCAAAAGCCGCAGCTCGGCCAGCCGCTTATACAATTAAGTCACG ACAACACCGATGATGATTATCCAGAAATTAAAGACGAAATCCATTTAGAGGACTTCTTTTGGACCGGCTCGGGCGATGGTCCTCCCGATTTCCTGAAGAAAGTACACACAGGCATAACCAAGGGCAAGGATGTCATTGTTAAAACGGAGACGGTGGTGGCCACGGTCTACGTAGATGGTAACAAT GAAATTGACATTCCCATTTGCATTGACTGCAAACCGGACGATGGTGGCGGCAACTGGGACATGGGTGGAGGTCCTGGAATGCCACCTCTCAACTACTCCGCCACAGATCGTCGTTACTGGCTGCTTACGGTGATGTCTGGTTTTTATACGGCTAAGGATAATCCCACGCTCGAGGAGAAGCTGGCGCGTCTATATCGTCTGGCTTTTACCAG aCAACAAACCCGTCACCTGGGCATTAATGGAGCCCAACAAATCGAGGGTGTCAATGTGCCAGCACCCCGGGAACGTCGCAAGTCCCTAAACCGACCCACGATGAGACCCGAAACTACAACTGGGTCTCCAGCTGATGATGTAGAAATACTGGACATGCAGGATGAGAACGATGagcattatattaaaaatgtgaaaaggcTGGGCGAAGACACTGAGTGGACTAACTCCGAGGAGCAGCCAGACCAGGAGGAGGAGTCTCCCGAGGTAGTTTCCAATGGGGTCACCGCCACCCCAACACAACTAACAGGCAGCACTGAAACAACGATGGATTATGGCGCATACGTTACCCTGATCCCTTGGGAGCTTTTACAGCAGAATGGGAAATCGGAAAAGTTGCGGGAAATGCACGAGTCCTTGTTGACTAAGCAACCGCTTgtgctgcaacaacaacaacagctagAGGAACAGAAGCAGAAACAGGagcagcaccaacaacaacagcagcagcaaccacttTATAGGGACGAGCACGTCAGAGTTGTCATACACAACCTAACGCAAATTAGCGAGGCGGATGTGCAAAAGTGGAGCACGAACACGCAGGTGGAGGGACTCGGCGCCACGGAGGACATCAACTACGTCAACCTCAAATT CAGCAATGACAGACCCATTGCCAACCAAACGGAGCTCATTTACACTGTCCTGGTAAATGGTCGTCCCATTTTGGCCACAACAGCAGCCAAGGACATGGAGCTGGTTAGTGAAGACGAAGCGGTCAAGACGTTTGGACAGGCCGTCTACATGAAGTCGGAAC CCTATATAAGAGAACCCACGGCCACGGCTCTGGCACCGGTTCCACGTAGTGGACAGGCTGGCTTCTTTAATTCGGTAAAGAATAATGTGGCTTTGGTGGTCATCAGCTCCTTGGCCATCCTGCTATTGATGCTGCTTCTTGTGGCTGTCTTACTTCTTGGAAGAACACGAGCTCGTCAAAGGGAACTCAGTGCAGTCAACAG AAACTCCTCCCGCAACGAACTGCTGTCCGAGGGTCAATCGATCCGACCCACAACGAGTGAAAGGACCGAAGGAGAACCAAGCCCAGATCGCCGTTCTCGGGATGTTGGAGTCCGCAACTATTCGTACGAGCGAGAGCCACGCATCAGTTTcccagctccaccagcagAGACCCGTTCCCGTCGTCGCGATTCCGTTTCCTCCTCGACGGACAACACCTCCGACTCCTCGGTTTATTGTCCCATCAACCCGCCGAGTGCCGATGTCCAGCGAATTCTGGACGACAAGGCGGCCCGCTTGTTCGATGGTCACAAGAGGCGGCATCAGTATGATCGAGCCGAAGGACACGAAGAAACGGTTTACACCTCTGTGGTGTCCGAAAAAAAGGGTGACAAGTCCAGGCACAAATCGAGGAGGCGTTATCTCAATGAGAACCGCGTGGGTTCTTTGGAGACAAGTCCCGTCCAGGGATCGCTAGCCGGTCACTCCTCCACGGAAGAGGTGGAGTCGCCGGAGGTCCAGCGCCGTAGCTACGAGAACTTCCAGAGGAACGAGGCCTACAATCCGCACAACAACTACCACAGGAACAAGCTCTTGACCCAGAAGGCCGCAAGTGGAGTAATTTCTCCTGAGGCCATTAACAAGGAGATAGTCGGAAACATGTCCCCGGACACCGCCAGCGTGGGCTCTTTCCTATCCATGGCCTCCGTAAGGGCCTTCCCGAAGAGCGCTTTGCCGGAGCCACTGAATCGAGTGCTGGATCCCGTATTTGTGACCTACTACGACAACGTGAATGCTGTGGCGCCGCACAACTCCACCAGGTCGCTGAGGGCACTCTCCCAAAAGGGATCCAAGGACTCTACTATAGCCACCATAGCCAGCTTCCCGAGCCCCAAGGCACCGCGCACTGTGCGCTCAGCCTCGCACAGCGATAATCCGGATCCCGGCGTGGTCGGTCCCGTCGTGTGGGAGCGGCACAAGAAGAAGCAGAGCCAGG AGGCCCTGACCTACGCGGACTACCACGCGAGTCCGCTGCACAATCCCTCGGCCATCCGCAATCATTATGAGGGGCTCCTTGAGGGTGCCCTCCAGATGTACTCCAGCCAGGACGACATCCCCATGCCATTGCCCACGCAGAATTTCACCAACAGCCGGCGGGCCACGAAGCGTGAACACCGGGGCTCATCCGCAGGATTGCCTAG CTTCCATCCGGAATCAAGCAGTAGAATCACTTCTGATCGCCCGGCCACTGCCCAGCCGGAGAAGACCTCCAAGTCGGCGCACTCCACGCAGCCTCCATCACCGACTTACAGCGCCTGGGGCGGCGGTAGCATGTACAGCTCCCACTCCACCCTGAACCGGCCCCTGAGCGCAGGTCCCATCCACCGGGTGGAGAACCGACTGGACATATCCGGTCAGGCAACCACGGGCACGGGAACAGCGCCCCTTATAGAGGCCATACAGAGCGAACTGCGAAAGTtcaaacagcagcaacagcaggagtAG
- the LOC108077646 gene encoding protein phosphatase 1 regulatory subunit 36-like, with protein sequence MKRVHVDNYTPKYYSGKWSWNAEKDSLHFEPHNDLEDARERYITTNGYKFLRTIDQEEELIFRQAYVRDKGTYDSDTVVINDIRDLVLFLMPSELLTHRFVEFMHRPPVHRLIHALIIYFEYFLRMVEFVLVRRDELAGQIQSEQTIDMKKTFSTYLSQYRILVARNYSVILKGEGDMAHYYHLKEIVNISDMARDKIFHEQFLAVMIQIVWICMHRRAYYVIELEVNRLFRSDHFVMTRPEYLKFTPAERSLLYGKNYKIVNYRTQVSPLIQELQHVAEEDMPILWIGERKYRGTDRRIAEIELEYIVPGPQLRMIDVAHGILGHPKALYNTILDLDWPTVRYSNFSLQYDPYHIVRQPYLEIPKINALKMRKMSEHYEHFFKVYRIYEPHSLAILQKWLKRDKLIQFYRSGGLLLTNIVSRCEKEMTDDTPSLTVDQIIANYFKVMYRLRKGARYDEDMVSITSSRFGSLILQTKNNGQIEYYFE encoded by the exons ATGAAGAGGGTCCATGTAGACAACTATACGCCCAAGTACTACAGCGGCAAGTGGTCCTGGAATGCAGAGAAGGACTCCCTTCACTTTGAGCCGCACAACGATCTGGAGGATGCCAGGGAACGGTATATCACCACCAATGGCTACAAGTTCCTGCGCACCATCGACCAAGAGGAAGAGCTTATCTTCAGGCAGGCCTACGTCCGCGACAAAGGCACATATGACTCCGACACTGTGGTTATCAACGACATCCGGGATTTGGTGCTCTTCCTGATGCCCAGCGAGTTGCTCACTCACCGCTTTGTGGAGTTCATGCACCGCCCGCCGGTCCATCGTCTCATACACGCCCTCATCATCTACTTTGAGTACTTCCTGCGCATGGTGGAGTTCGTCCTAGTGCGACGCGACGAACTGGCTGGCCAGATCCAGAGCGAGCAGACCATCGACATGAAGAAGACCTTCTCCACCTACCTCAGCCAGTACAGGATTTTGGTGGCGCGCAACTACAGTGTGATTTTGAAGGGCGAGGGCGATATGGCCCACTACTACCACCTCAAGGAGATTGTCAACATTTCGGACATGGCTCGTGACAAGATCTTCCACGAGCAATTCCTGGCCGTAATGATACAGATCGTGTGGATCTGCATGCATCGCCGGGCGTACTACGTCATCGAGTTGGAGGTGAACCGCCTATTCCGATCCGATCACTTTGTGATGACCCGGCCGGAGTATCTCAAATTCACACCGGCGGAAAGGAGTCTGCTCTATGGAAAGAACTACAAGATTGTGAATTACCGAACCCAGGTATCACCGCTCATCCAGGAGCTGCAGCACGTGGCCGAAGAGGACATGCCCATTCTGTGGATCGGGGAACGCAAGTACCGCGGCACCGATCGCCGCATAGCAGAAATAGAGCTGGAGTACATTGTGCCAGGGCCACAGCTGCGTATGATTGATGTGGCTCATGGTATCCTGGGGCATCCCAAG GCCCTGTACAATACCATCCTGGATCTGGACTGGCCCACTGTCCGGTACTCGAACTTCTCTCTCCAGTACGATCCGTACCATATCGTCCGGCAGCCGTACTTGGAGATTCCGAAAATAAATGCGCTCAAGATGCGAAAGATGAGCGAGCACTACGAGCACTTCTTCAAGGTGTACCGCATCTACGAGCCCCACAGCTTAGCAATTCTACAGAAGTGGCTCAAGCGAGACAAGCTTATCCAGTTCTACCGCTCCGGTGGATTGCTGCTCACCAACATCGTGTCCAGGTGCGAAAAGGAGATGACCGATGACACGCCCAGTCTCACGGTGGACCAAATCATCGCCAACTACTTCAAGGTTATGTACAGGCTGCGCAAGGGAGCGCGCTATGACGAAGACATGGTCAGCATTACGTCTTCGCGCTTCGGGAGCCTGATTTTACAGACAAAGAACAATGGCCAGATAGAATACTACTTCGAGTAA
- the Capa gene encoding cardio acceleratory peptide 2b, with translation MKSMLSMSSLVNAILVFVLIAEFSVAEMEHDKNRRGANMGLYAFPRVGRGDPSLANSLRDGLDAAVLDGIYGDASPEDYNEADFQKRASGLVAFPRVGRGGDAELRKWAHLLALQQVLDKRTGPSASSGLWFGPRLGKRSVDAKTYAKGQKEFN, from the exons atgaaatctaTGCTGAGTATGTCCAGCTTGGTAAACGCAATCCTAGTGTTTGTCCTAATTGCAGAGTTCAGTGTGGCAG aaatggAGCACGACAAAAATCGCCGCGGTGCCAATATGGGGCTATATGCCTTCCCGCGCGTCGGCCGCGGAGATCCCAGTCTGGCCAACAGTCTACGCGACGGACTGGACGCCGCGGTCCTCGACGGCATTTACGGCGATGCCTCCCCGGAGGACTATAACG AGGCTGATTTCCAGAAGCGGGCCAGCGGTCTGGTGGCCTTTCCGCGCGTGGGCCGCGGCGGTGATGCCGAGCTGCGCAAGTGGGCCCACCTCCTGGCTTTGCAACAGGTGCTTGACAAGCGCACGGGACCCAGTGCCTCCTCGGGGTTGTGGTTCGGCCCTCGGCTCGGCAAGCGCAGTGTGGACGCCAAGACCTACGCCAAGGGACAAAAGGAATTCAACTAG
- the Jon99Ci gene encoding serine protease 3 — MAGLTLLVLVLVAACSASTIPHSAVHPRDLKAESRSIEGRITNGVLATEGQIPYIVGVSLNSNGRWWWCGGSIIGHTWVLTAGHCIDGADEASLYYGAINYNEPAFRHTVGKENLIMYPEYHGLDADLALIKTPHVDFYSLVDKIELPSLEDRYNSYDNNWAIASGWGAIYDGSNVVEDLRVVDVRVISVAECQAYYGTETASENTICVDTPNGKATCQGDSGGPLVSQEGNKLIGVTSFVSSYGCQVGAPAGFTRVTKYLEWIKEETGIYY, encoded by the exons ATGGCAGGTCTTACACTCTTGGTGCTTGTCCTTGTGGCTGCTTGCAGTGCTTCCACTATTCCCCACTCTGCGGTGCATCCGCGGGACTTGAAGGCGGAGAGCAGGAGCATTGAAGGTCGCATTACCAATGGAGTTTTGGCGACTGAAGGACAGATTCCCTACATCGTGGGAGTGAGCCTGAACAGCAACggccgctggtggtggtgcgGTGGCTCAATTATCGGACACACTTGGGTGCTCACTGCCGGACACTGCATTGATGG TGCCGATGAGGCTTCCCTGTACTATGGTGCCATCAACTACAACGAGCCCGCCTTCCGTCACACTGTGGGCAAGGAGAACTTGATTATGTATCCCGAATACCATGGTCTGGACGCTGATTTGGCTTTGATCAAGACTCCCCATGTGGATTTCTACAGCCTGGTTGACAAGATTGAGCTACCCAGTTTGGAGGATCGCTACAACTCCTATGATAACAATTGGGCCATCGCCTCTGGCTGGGGTGCCATCTACGATGGAAGCAATGTGGTTGAGGATCTGCGAGTGGTGGATGTCCGCGTGATCTCCGTGGCAGAGTGCCAGGCCTACTACGGAACTGAGACGGCTTCTGAGAACACCATTTGCGTGGATACTCCTAATGGCAAGGCCACCTGCCAGGGAGATTCCGGTGGGCCACTTGTCTCCCAGGAGGGCAACAAGCTGATCGGAGTTACCTCTTTTGTCTCCAGTTATGGCTGCCAGGTGGGAGCACCTGCTGGATTTACCCGTGTAACCAAGTACTTGGAATGGATCAAGGAGGAGACCggcatttattattaa